The Christiangramia flava JLT2011 region TAATGAACTAACTAGTTTGATGGGAAATATGTATCCTATCATGGACCCTGAAATAAAAGTTTATATATCAAGAATTATTGAAAACTTGAGCCAGGAACAACTTAGAGATATACTTGTTAGAAAGTGGAGTTATAGCGATAAAATTAAGGCTAAAATAAGACAACTGTCGGATGCATATGCTGAAAGACAATTTATGGACCTCATAAAATCTAAAAGAATTTTGACTAAACCAACCTGGAAGCTTCCAAAGGAAATTGTTCCTGGTAATCTTGGCTCCTCTATTGGAAACTCACTTTACGAACGTGAAGGTTCAATGAATGGTTTTGAAGAAGAAGCAATTATGCAGATAGGTACTTCTTCTAATATTCTATTCTGGCATAGAAATTTGGAGCGTGGAAAAGGATATTTCATAAACGGCTTTAAAGCAAAGCATTATCCCGACTTCATTTTACAAACTAAGTCAGGAAAGACAATTTTATTGGAAACCAAAGGTGGGCATCTTGATAATACCGACAGTGCTGCAAAATGCCGTTTAGGTAACGAATGGGAACGACTGGCAGGAGATAATTTTGCTTATTTCATGGTATTTGAAAAAAATGAAATCGAAGGAGCTTATAGTTTAGATAGAGCGAAGGAATTAATTGGGAAGATGTAAATGAATAAATGCATTTAATAATACTTAATTTTCTATTTCATAGGATGGTAATTAAATCCAAGGGATGAAAAAAACGCCAAAATCTTTTAGGGAAATACTCTGGGAACAGGAAGAAGAGGATGCAAAAGCTGAATACAATAAGATTATTAATCAAGAATCCTTAAACCCAAGCCAATTATGGGAAATAACGGATGAGAATTTTTATGAATGGATTAATAAACACTATTACCCCAAGTTACTAGATAAGTTTAGAAATTCTCTCGATAGATTTGATGTTTGGCAAAGAATCTGGAACCTCGATGATGACCAAATTCTGAAATTTGGAATCACATCCTGTATAGAATCAACTAGAGATAGTAAAAATATATACAAATATATAATTGAGAGTGAGAGTCATCAAGGTATTAATCAATTCGTATCGAGCATTAATCTTGATGGCAAAATCAAACCAGGGGGGCCTTATTTTACCTACAAGTATAAAAAAACAGACAGTTTTGTTCCTTATTTTGACTGGATAAGATTCCAGACTAACGTTTCTGACGATACACTTAAAAATGAAAACTTATTAAAATCTACTGGAGGGTCTAAGATAAATACCGATTTAATAGACCATACAATACTTGGTGGGTTTAAATTACTCAAGATGGGTGGCTTAGAACCTCCCCTAAATAATTTCGGTATTCTTAATACGAAGCATATTGAATTTGGAAATTTTGCAAGACTTAGATTTTCAGGAAAAATAGCTACTCAAAATAAAGTGCTCCATATTTCAAATTCTATTGTCAACGATTTGTTACTGGTGGAATGTGAATTATTTCAAGTAACATTTTACAAGTGTAGATTGAGAGACCTTTATTTTGAAAGGGCAAAAATTAACTCTTGGAAGTTTATAGATTGTGATGTTCAGGGGGAAATTATAAATTCAGAATTATCTCATGTTGATATTATAGGTGGTTCATTTGATGTGATTTTTCGGGACTCAAAGCTTTTTGATGTGCAGGGTCATCATCATAAAACAAAAATAGGTTTTGAAAGTGCATATCTAGCTCTCAAACAAGCATATAAAAACCAAGGGGAAGATGCACAAGAACAGATATACTATTTAAAGGAAAAGGAATATAAGCGTCAATCTATCCTCGTAAAATTCAGAATAAATTTTAAAAGCCTAAATACTGAATTTAAGAGACACAGATTTTCTCACAAATTATTATTTAGATATATAAATTATCATTTTAAAAATTTAAGATTGATTGGGTCATACTTCTTGAAAATGATAAATTACCACTACTGGGGATATGGACTGAAACCAATTAAAGTGATTACAAGTTCAATTTTAATAATGGTTTTATTTGGTCTAATATACTTTTTGCAATTGACAGACTTTTCGTTTAAAGCAATGAATTTTTTAGATGCCTTTGAATCAATTAAAATATCTATTTCATCATTTTCTACACTTGGCTTATTCTCGGATAAGGTTAAAGACGTTTCCGACTCACTTGTAATCTTTGAATCTATTATTGGGGGCTTGAGTATAGGTGCTTTTATAGCAAGTGCCTCTAATATGAAATTTTGAAAAGCAAGAATGGTGGAAACAATATAATTCCGAAAATTCTTTAAGGATACAAATTCAATTATGCATTTAAAGACAAATTTTTTTCGATGTTTAACCAATTTTTAGTGAATTGATTCAACCATTAGCTCTGACTAACCTTAATTAATGAACCACCTACAAGTTTTGAAATAATGGACTTAGAAAAAATAACTAATTCTCTTTATAGCGATTCTAAGGATACTCCAATAAGAGGCCTCTCGGCTATTGCAGAAGCTGAGAACTATTTATTACAGGCATATGAAGGACGGTACTTCTTCGAGCTAATCCAGAATGTTAGAGATGCAAATAAAGAAATCAACCAAAAAGGTATAGTATCAATTGAACTAAAGGAAAAGATTCTAACAATTTCAAATTCTGGAGCTGAATTTAATGAAAAAGGAATTGAAAGCATTACAACTATTGGCCGTAGTACAAAGAATAGTCAAGAATTTATTGGCTTTAAAGGCATAGGTTTCAAATCAATTCAGGAAATAAGTTCAGAACCTAGTATTGTTACACGTTACGGAACGGTTAAATTTAATCGCCAACTTACTCTCAAAGATTATAGTCAAGAAAATTTAAGACTCGAAGAAATTCCCTTGTTTTATTTCCCACATTTCTTTCCGACCAAACTAAATGGAGAAGGCAAAATCGTAACTAGAATAGCCCTACCTCTTAAAAAGAATATTGCAGAAGAACACCTATTTCAAAGTTTTAAATCTATTCAACCAAAACAGATAGTTCTTTTAGGTAATCTTGAAAAAATCACTTTTGAATCGAAAAATCATTTTCTTGAATATAGAATATCTGAATTTAAGAACCGAAATAGGTTGGAGATAAAAACCAACAGTGAAGAACTCTATCAATTTAAAAAATTCGAACCTGCAACTAGAGTCTTTTTACCATCGAAGCTAATTTCGAACCTTGAAGGAAAGGAAAAGGAATTATACTCAAAATCATCTGCAATCGACATTTCGATTGTTTTTCAGCTAAACAAGAAATCTCAAATTACGCCTATAGAAGATGCAAAATTGTATCTTTTTTATCCATTACAAATTGCATCAGGATTTCAATTTATCATTCACAGTTATTTTATAGTTAATCCAGAACGTACTGCCTTAAGGAATTCACCACTAAATGATTATTTGCTAAAAATAATTGGAGAATATATAGCTAGTGACCTTCTAAAATCATTAAAAAGGTATAATCATAATACAACAAAATTATTAGCATTTGAACGAAATCCAGATGCCAAGCTTGAAGTTTTATATAATAGTGTTGTAAATAACCTCATAAACGAAAAATTTATTTATGATACTAATACCAGAAAATACTTTCATAAGGACGAAGTAATAATCGCAAATGGCTTCGATAAAGGTTTATTTCCTAACAATCGCATAGCTAACAAATATTTAATTTATTTAGAAGATGGGGTGGTAGATTGGTTAAGGGAAGAATTTGATGTTTGCTATTTGAGTTACGAAAAAATCTCGGAGGAAATTGCAAAAGAGTGTAAAGTCCAATTAAAGCATAAAAACCTTAATTTTTTTCAAAATCTATATAATTATATTTCTCACCATGAGGACTTGAACCTAAAAAGTAAAAAGGTTTATATCACTACAGCATGGAAATTAGTCTCAACCGAATCCGATATCTTCTATGGAGGAAGCAATATTAATGTTACGGAATTACCTAAAGCGATAAATAATCACATTCATTTTCTACATAAGGAAATAGAAATAGCTGATTTTCGAGAAAATAAAATTAGAACAGGAATCTCTGAATTTAATACGTTTGAATTAGTACGCAGGATACTTAAACTATATGATAATGATTCTGTTGATAAAGTTGATATTCTCATTGCTTTATTTCAAATACAATTAACTGAAAAAGCGATATTAGAAGTTCGTGAAAAGGTTCAGTTACCTGTTATAGGCAAAAATGAATGGCTTTCACCAATTTACAATTCAATTTATTTGGATGTTGTTGAATTGCGACAACTATATCCAGGTGGAATGTTCGTTGACTATTCTTCCTTTTCAAAACATAAAATAGCCGATTTGGAAATGATTAATGAATTTCTGGTTAATGTGTGCGGAGTATGGCGTATTCCAGGGGTTTATGTGTCAAAGGAAGCTCAATTAGTTCCTTCAAAAAGTAATCGGTCGGAAGCCCTAAAGAGATTTTCTAATTTAACTTCTAGCCCTTTTTATATTGAAAATGATAGAATATTGGACGAACCTGCTGAGTTCAATCAATGGTTTACATCTACGATTCAAAAAAATTGGACAAAGTACATTGAATATATTACCTCTGATATCCTACCTAAAATCAGATATTCTACATCACAAAGTAGTTATCGCTATATTTCCGATAAACAAAATTGTCTAGAAGTTAGCCACTTTTTTAAAACTTTAAACGAAGAGAATTGGATACAAATTGAAGGAGATAGTTCAAACTATAATTTACAAAATATAATAGGAATTAACCCATTAGATTTTTTACAACCTTTCAATAAATCTTTGAGAACATATCTCAAGCTCTGGCCAATAGAATACAGTGAAAATCGTCATCTTATAAATACTTTAAATCTACTTCATTTAGATAATCCTTCAATAGATAACTATACAAATCTTCTATACAAAATTAGCTCTGAATACATGGATGTTAAAATCCAAAAAAAAGATTTCCTGAATTTTTACAATAAAATTCTAAGAAAGGTTTTTAATTTCTATCAATTCGTCTGCCAAGGCAAAGAATTAATGATTCAAAGCTTTAAATCCTTAACATTTTGCGGAGTTAATGAAATTGAAGATTCAATCGTATGGATACCAGCAAATGAAATATATTATATAGATGATAAATTAAGCTATAATTTATTACCTAATAACATTAAAGCTCATTTACAACCTCAATTTACAAATCGAGATAAAAATACGTTCGGAAGGTTAGCTTCAAAAATTGGTATTAGACAAACCGACATTCTGGAAAAGAATTTAGTTTCTGTTCATGAGGATAAACCAGAAAACCTTATAAAACACTATCCTGACCTATCGTCCTACATCACTATTTTAGAATCTGTTTATGAGATTGTCCTGGATGAAGAACTTGATAGTATAAAAAATTCTAAAGTAGTTATTACGGAATCTATTCGGTCTTCTATACAAATTAAGGATTCCCAACCAGTAATCATTAACGAAAATTATTTCATTGATTCGAATAGCTCTAGTTTTATTATTTATATAGATAAATCGCACCAAACTACTAGAATACAAGCTGATATATTAACAGAGCTCTTTATATCTGTTATTAGGAGAGATTTATCAAATTACAGACCAGCATTATTAACTTATTTGAAATCGAAAGAAAAAGATGAATATCTAAGAAGTTACAACATAGAACATTCTAGAATTACTGAAATTGATGAACTTTTACGTTCAACTCAATATACACCGTTTCAGACATTCTGGTTTGCTATTTTAAAAGCAAAAAAAATAACAGTATCAGAAGAGCTCTTGGTTGAAGATGGACTGAATTTGGAGAATCTAACAAAATATATCGACCTAGATTTACATGAAATTAAAAATTTTAACTCAGAATTCAACTTCGAAAATTTTGGTGATTTATCAAACATAGACCTATTGAATGACCTTTTGCTAAGGTTGGATTTAAGCTTAGGTAAACTGAATGAATCGACCGTATTCAAAATAAGTTTTAATTGGTACTATAATTCGAAATTAATTAGACTGAAGAATCAATTTGAAAAAAAGTTTGAGGTACTTCTATATAATTTCCTTTCGAAAAAATCTAAAAATCAACAAGAAAGGTATCAGAATTTAATTGATACGTATAGAAATTCTTTTATTCCAGTTATTGAAAAAGAAACCATTAAAATTGATGTAGAGAATTCCTTTATTAATTCATTTAACTCAAAATTTCAATTTCCAACAATCTCTACTAAAGAACTTGATATAACTCCAAATACTAAAGAGATAAAAAGGAATTACATCGATAATTACAATCACTTGAAAAATAAAATTAAAGAAAAAAAGTGGGAAGACGAATACCTAGATAAATTTCTTGAAAATAATTCACGAAGAAGCTTATTATA contains the following coding sequences:
- a CDS encoding DUF3883 domain-containing protein, yielding MDLEKITNSLYSDSKDTPIRGLSAIAEAENYLLQAYEGRYFFELIQNVRDANKEINQKGIVSIELKEKILTISNSGAEFNEKGIESITTIGRSTKNSQEFIGFKGIGFKSIQEISSEPSIVTRYGTVKFNRQLTLKDYSQENLRLEEIPLFYFPHFFPTKLNGEGKIVTRIALPLKKNIAEEHLFQSFKSIQPKQIVLLGNLEKITFESKNHFLEYRISEFKNRNRLEIKTNSEELYQFKKFEPATRVFLPSKLISNLEGKEKELYSKSSAIDISIVFQLNKKSQITPIEDAKLYLFYPLQIASGFQFIIHSYFIVNPERTALRNSPLNDYLLKIIGEYIASDLLKSLKRYNHNTTKLLAFERNPDAKLEVLYNSVVNNLINEKFIYDTNTRKYFHKDEVIIANGFDKGLFPNNRIANKYLIYLEDGVVDWLREEFDVCYLSYEKISEEIAKECKVQLKHKNLNFFQNLYNYISHHEDLNLKSKKVYITTAWKLVSTESDIFYGGSNINVTELPKAINNHIHFLHKEIEIADFRENKIRTGISEFNTFELVRRILKLYDNDSVDKVDILIALFQIQLTEKAILEVREKVQLPVIGKNEWLSPIYNSIYLDVVELRQLYPGGMFVDYSSFSKHKIADLEMINEFLVNVCGVWRIPGVYVSKEAQLVPSKSNRSEALKRFSNLTSSPFYIENDRILDEPAEFNQWFTSTIQKNWTKYIEYITSDILPKIRYSTSQSSYRYISDKQNCLEVSHFFKTLNEENWIQIEGDSSNYNLQNIIGINPLDFLQPFNKSLRTYLKLWPIEYSENRHLINTLNLLHLDNPSIDNYTNLLYKISSEYMDVKIQKKDFLNFYNKILRKVFNFYQFVCQGKELMIQSFKSLTFCGVNEIEDSIVWIPANEIYYIDDKLSYNLLPNNIKAHLQPQFTNRDKNTFGRLASKIGIRQTDILEKNLVSVHEDKPENLIKHYPDLSSYITILESVYEIVLDEELDSIKNSKVVITESIRSSIQIKDSQPVIINENYFIDSNSSSFIIYIDKSHQTTRIQADILTELFISVIRRDLSNYRPALLTYLKSKEKDEYLRSYNIEHSRITEIDELLRSTQYTPFQTFWFAILKAKKITVSEELLVEDGLNLENLTKYIDLDLHEIKNFNSEFNFENFGDLSNIDLLNDLLLRLDLSLGKLNESTVFKISFNWYYNSKLIRLKNQFEKKFEVLLYNFLSKKSKNQQERYQNLIDTYRNSFIPVIEKETIKIDVENSFINSFNSKFQFPTISTKELDITPNTKEIKRNYIDNYNHLKNKIKEKKWEDEYLDKFLENNSRRSLLYFGNISHLLSKFKSWIDKQDDNKKEVTIEGRTNIDSYDSTTNHIVKKSISKVDKNASSSSSKNASNGRRIDGGYSNKKKEIIGIVAEKIVFELLYEKYDQVLWVSKNATKLKKHFGYNPEGDDSHGYDIEYLDEQGNKFYVEVKGRVDKTNSFEISKNEFAVANLNKEHYKLFLVKNTLSNTKRTIEDLGLIFNFNQGEDFFSNRNFSVGFNTFEIHFK